A single Methylobacterium sp. 17Sr1-1 DNA region contains:
- a CDS encoding glutathione S-transferase N-terminal domain-containing protein produces MLSIWGRRTSSNVQALMWCVGELGLPHERHDAGHRYGGTDTPAFRAMNPNGTIPVLRDGDGEPLWETSAILRYLAGRYGPDAFWPAESAARARVDKWAEWAKLNVAMNFTAPIFWRVVRTAPADQDPVALSRALATLGRFLDIAEARLCGSAFLASDALTLADIQFGHVLFRYFDVAIPREDRPALRRYYDGLLERPAFREHIVVSYEELRPDGQQERP; encoded by the coding sequence ATGCTGAGCATCTGGGGGCGACGAACGTCCTCGAACGTCCAGGCCCTGATGTGGTGCGTCGGCGAACTCGGGCTTCCTCACGAGCGGCACGATGCCGGACATCGCTATGGCGGGACCGACACGCCCGCCTTCCGCGCCATGAACCCGAACGGCACGATCCCTGTCCTGCGCGACGGGGACGGCGAGCCGCTGTGGGAGACCAGCGCGATCCTGCGCTATCTGGCCGGCCGTTACGGACCCGATGCGTTCTGGCCGGCGGAGAGTGCGGCGCGGGCGCGTGTCGACAAATGGGCTGAATGGGCCAAGCTGAACGTCGCCATGAACTTCACGGCGCCGATCTTCTGGCGGGTGGTGAGGACCGCCCCGGCCGATCAGGATCCGGTCGCGCTCTCCCGAGCCCTCGCCACCCTGGGCCGCTTCCTCGACATCGCCGAGGCACGCCTGTGCGGCTCGGCCTTCCTGGCGTCGGACGCGCTGACGCTGGCCGACATTCAGTTCGGACACGTCCTCTTCCGCTACTTCGACGTCGCGATTCCCCGGGAGGACCGACCGGCCCTACGCCGATACTATGACGGCCTCCTGGAGCGACCGGCCTTCCGTGAGCACATCGTCGTGTCGTACGAGGAACTGAGGCCGGACGGGCAGCAGGAGCGGCCGTGA
- a CDS encoding DsbE family thiol:disulfide interchange protein, whose protein sequence is MHPVEETEEAPRRGRLLFLLPLLAFAALAGIFLGKLLTTGYDPSAIPSALIGRPVPDFVLPPVPGLARQDGAAVPGLSAADLKGKVTVLNVWASWCAPCQVEHPMLVRLSRDGVNLVGIDYKDQPENGRRFLGRHGNPFRAVGADEAGRVGIDLGVYGVPETFVIGPDGRIREKLVGILTPENYDAFLARVRAMQ, encoded by the coding sequence GTGCACCCGGTGGAGGAGACCGAGGAGGCGCCGCGCCGCGGCCGGCTGCTGTTCCTGCTGCCGCTCCTCGCTTTCGCGGCGCTGGCCGGGATCTTCCTCGGCAAGCTCCTCACCACCGGCTACGACCCCTCGGCCATCCCCTCGGCGCTGATCGGCCGTCCGGTGCCGGACTTCGTCTTGCCGCCGGTGCCCGGCCTGGCCCGGCAGGACGGCGCCGCGGTACCGGGCCTGTCGGCCGCCGACCTCAAGGGCAAGGTGACGGTGCTGAACGTCTGGGCCTCGTGGTGCGCGCCCTGTCAGGTCGAGCATCCGATGCTGGTGCGGCTGTCCCGCGACGGGGTGAACCTCGTCGGCATCGACTACAAGGACCAGCCCGAGAACGGCCGCCGCTTCCTCGGCCGCCACGGCAATCCGTTCCGGGCCGTGGGCGCCGACGAGGCCGGTCGCGTCGGCATCGATCTCGGGGTCTACGGCGTGCCGGAGACCTTCGTCATCGGGCCGGACGGGCGCATTCGTGAGAAGCTCGTCGGGATCCTGACGCCGGAGAACTACGACGCGTTCCTGGCCCGGGTGCGGGCGATGCAATAG
- a CDS encoding LysR family transcriptional regulator yields the protein MTEPSWDHYRAALAVLEEGSLSGAARALGLTQPTLGRQIAALEQALGVALFTRSPAGLTPTGAALTLAPYAASLKATADALRRAVTAEAEGLSGRVRITASEVVGAEVLPPILAALHARHPGLALDVVLSDRMQDLLRRDADIAIRMAPPSQAALVARRVGTVELGLYGHRRYLDRRGVPEHPAELARHSVIGFDAETPFLRAMMRAAPALGETPFAWRSDSTLAQLAALRAGFGLGACHTALAARDPDLVRVLPELVWALPTFVAIHEDLRALRRCRVAFDALAEGMAAYCAE from the coding sequence ATGACCGAGCCGAGTTGGGACCATTATCGCGCCGCGCTCGCCGTGCTGGAGGAAGGCTCGCTCTCCGGCGCGGCGCGGGCGCTCGGCCTGACCCAGCCGACCCTCGGCCGACAGATCGCGGCCCTGGAGCAGGCGCTCGGCGTCGCCCTGTTCACCCGCTCGCCCGCCGGCCTGACGCCGACCGGGGCGGCGCTGACTCTGGCGCCCTACGCCGCGTCCCTGAAGGCGACGGCGGACGCCTTGCGCCGGGCGGTGACGGCGGAAGCCGAGGGCCTGTCGGGCAGGGTGCGGATCACCGCCTCGGAGGTGGTCGGCGCCGAGGTGCTGCCGCCGATCCTCGCCGCCCTGCACGCGCGCCATCCCGGCCTCGCCCTCGACGTGGTGCTCTCAGACCGGATGCAGGACCTGTTGCGGCGCGACGCCGACATCGCGATCCGCATGGCGCCGCCGAGCCAAGCGGCGCTGGTGGCGCGCCGGGTCGGCACGGTGGAGTTGGGCCTCTACGGGCACCGCCGCTACCTCGACCGGCGCGGCGTGCCCGAGCATCCGGCGGAGCTCGCCCGCCACAGCGTGATCGGCTTCGACGCCGAGACGCCGTTCCTGCGGGCGATGATGCGGGCGGCGCCCGCCCTCGGCGAGACGCCCTTCGCCTGGCGCAGCGACAGCACGCTCGCGCAGCTCGCGGCGCTCCGGGCCGGCTTCGGCCTCGGCGCCTGCCACACGGCGCTCGCCGCCCGCGACCCGGACCTGGTCCGGGTGCTGCCGGAGCTGGTCTGGGCGCTGCCGACCTTCGTGGCGATACACGAGGACCTGCGTGCCTTGCGCCGCTGCCGGGTGGCCTTCGACGCGCTGGCGGAGGGAATGGCGGCCTATTGCGCAGAATAG
- the dapF gene encoding diaminopimelate epimerase: protein MSPLAHRRFLKMNGLGNEIVVLDLRGSDIRVQPEEARAIAADPASRFDQMMVLHDPVTPGTDAYVRIYNTDGSEAGACGNGTRCVAWAMLDDPVMARPTLGEHLVLETRPGLLEVVRVSALDFTVDMGAPRLAWNEIPLAEPFPDTRRIELQVGPIDDPVLHSPGAVSMGNPHAVFFVERDPDTYDLARVGPLLESHPIFPDRANISIAQVIDRAHIRLRVWERGAGLTRACGTAACAALVAAARLRLTGREATVTLPGGDLRIAWGEDDHVRMTGPTELEHEGTFAASLFEAAA, encoded by the coding sequence GTGTCCCCCCTCGCCCATCGCCGCTTCCTGAAGATGAACGGGCTCGGCAACGAGATCGTGGTGCTGGACCTGCGCGGGAGCGACATCCGGGTCCAGCCGGAGGAGGCCCGGGCCATCGCCGCCGACCCGGCCTCGCGCTTCGACCAGATGATGGTGCTGCACGACCCCGTCACCCCGGGCACCGACGCCTATGTGCGGATCTACAACACCGACGGCTCGGAGGCCGGCGCCTGCGGCAACGGTACCCGCTGCGTCGCCTGGGCGATGCTCGACGATCCCGTGATGGCGCGTCCGACCCTCGGCGAGCATCTGGTGCTCGAGACGAGGCCCGGCCTCCTCGAGGTCGTGCGCGTGTCAGCCCTGGATTTCACCGTCGACATGGGGGCGCCGCGGCTGGCCTGGAACGAGATCCCCCTCGCCGAGCCCTTTCCCGATACCCGCCGCATCGAGCTCCAGGTCGGGCCGATCGACGACCCGGTGCTGCACTCGCCGGGCGCGGTCAGCATGGGCAACCCGCACGCGGTGTTCTTCGTCGAGCGCGATCCCGACACCTACGACCTCGCCCGGGTCGGCCCGCTGCTCGAATCGCACCCGATCTTCCCGGACCGGGCGAACATCTCCATCGCCCAGGTGATCGACCGCGCCCATATCCGCCTGCGGGTCTGGGAGCGCGGCGCCGGGCTGACGCGGGCCTGCGGCACCGCCGCCTGCGCGGCGCTCGTCGCGGCCGCGCGCCTGCGCCTCACCGGCCGCGAGGCCACGGTGACGCTGCCCGGCGGCGACCTGCGCATCGCCTGGGGCGAGGACGACCACGTCCGCATGACCGGCCCGACCGAGCTGGAGCACGAGGGCACCTTCGCGGCCTCGCTATTCGAGGCGGCCGCGTGA
- a CDS encoding GyrI-like domain-containing protein: MKTRLPTIAIGLAAALACSAPVLSQQVPAPQPAPAPAPSPAAPPAGTPSPAQSTPLPTTTAPGPGPGTNQAPTPPAPEKALPPATPVPPAAGRPPLVANPGDPSDVDEVTLPAKPAAILSGNAKWDQALPSLKDAIAKVEAALGQAGIKAVGKPISVFTRTDDDGFQFEVMVPVEAAPNPRPAGLPDDLRFGATPSGKALRFTHKGSYEGIDQTYETVTAYLDAKGILVQDAFVEEYLTPLGGPSDDALEVNIYALPK, encoded by the coding sequence ATGAAGACCCGCCTCCCGACGATCGCGATCGGCCTCGCGGCCGCCCTGGCCTGCAGCGCCCCGGTCTTGTCCCAGCAAGTCCCGGCGCCGCAGCCCGCCCCGGCGCCGGCTCCCTCGCCCGCCGCGCCCCCGGCCGGCACGCCGTCGCCGGCGCAATCGACCCCGCTGCCGACCACGACGGCGCCCGGCCCGGGCCCCGGGACCAACCAGGCCCCGACCCCGCCGGCGCCCGAGAAGGCGCTGCCGCCCGCGACGCCGGTACCCCCGGCCGCGGGGCGCCCGCCGCTGGTCGCCAATCCGGGCGACCCGTCCGACGTCGACGAGGTGACGCTGCCGGCCAAGCCCGCCGCGATCCTGTCCGGCAACGCCAAGTGGGACCAGGCGCTGCCGAGCCTCAAGGACGCCATCGCCAAGGTCGAGGCGGCCCTCGGCCAGGCCGGCATCAAGGCCGTCGGCAAGCCGATCTCGGTCTTCACCCGCACCGACGACGACGGCTTCCAGTTCGAGGTGATGGTGCCGGTCGAGGCCGCCCCGAACCCGCGCCCGGCCGGGCTGCCGGACGACCTGCGCTTCGGCGCGACGCCGAGCGGCAAGGCCCTGCGCTTCACCCACAAGGGCTCCTACGAGGGCATCGACCAGACCTACGAGACGGTGACGGCCTATCTCGACGCCAAGGGCATCCTCGTCCAGGACGCCTTCGTCGAGGAGTACCTGACCCCGCTCGGGGGCCCGTCGGACGATGCGCTGGAGGTGAATATCTACGCGCTGCCCAAGTAG
- the mtaB gene encoding tRNA (N(6)-L-threonylcarbamoyladenosine(37)-C(2))-methylthiotransferase MtaB produces the protein MSVEVLSFGCRLNAAESEAMRRQAEEAGRTHLLLVNTCAVTVEAGRQARKAIRAAVRANPAARVVVTGCGAQVETEAYAAMPEVAEILGNRRKLDPAVWAEASPERVRIDDVMAPGADPLPEATPMRARTRAFLPVQNGCDHRCTFCVIPFGRGNSRSVPVAAAVAQVRALVEQGTREVVLTGVDLTAYGRDLGDLTLGALVRTILRAVPALDRLRLSSIDSVEADPELVAAFAEEPRLMPHLHLSLQAGDDLILKRMKRRHGRDDAIRFCAEIRSLRPDAVFGADLIAGFPTETEAQFARSLDLVEECGLAQLHVFPYSPRPGTPAARMPQVASGEIRDRAARLREAGAAAFARRLDREVGETRRVLAERGGTGRTEGFLPVRLPEGMEAGALVDLRIAGHDGRVLRAA, from the coding sequence GTGAGCGTCGAGGTCCTGAGCTTCGGCTGCCGCCTCAACGCCGCCGAATCGGAGGCGATGCGCCGGCAGGCGGAAGAGGCGGGCCGCACCCACCTTCTCCTCGTCAATACCTGCGCGGTCACCGTCGAGGCCGGACGGCAGGCCCGCAAGGCGATCCGGGCCGCCGTGCGGGCCAACCCCGCGGCGCGGGTAGTGGTGACCGGCTGCGGTGCGCAGGTCGAGACCGAGGCCTACGCCGCCATGCCGGAGGTGGCGGAGATCCTCGGCAACCGGCGCAAGCTCGATCCCGCGGTCTGGGCCGAGGCCTCGCCCGAGCGGGTGCGGATCGACGACGTGATGGCGCCGGGTGCCGACCCGCTCCCCGAGGCGACGCCGATGCGGGCGCGCACCCGCGCCTTCCTGCCGGTGCAGAACGGCTGCGACCACCGCTGCACCTTCTGCGTCATCCCCTTCGGCCGCGGCAACTCGCGCTCGGTGCCAGTGGCGGCGGCCGTGGCGCAGGTCCGCGCCCTGGTCGAGCAGGGCACCCGCGAGGTGGTGCTCACCGGCGTCGACCTGACGGCCTATGGCCGCGACCTCGGCGACCTCACGCTCGGCGCGCTGGTGCGGACGATCCTGCGCGCGGTGCCCGCGCTCGACCGCCTCCGCCTGTCCTCGATCGACTCCGTCGAGGCCGATCCGGAACTGGTCGCGGCCTTCGCCGAGGAGCCGCGGCTGATGCCGCATCTCCACCTCTCGCTCCAGGCCGGCGACGACCTGATCCTCAAGCGAATGAAGCGCCGCCACGGCCGGGACGACGCGATCCGGTTCTGCGCTGAGATCCGCTCCTTGCGCCCCGACGCGGTGTTCGGCGCCGACCTGATCGCCGGCTTCCCGACCGAGACCGAGGCCCAGTTCGCCCGCTCGCTTGACCTCGTCGAGGAATGCGGCCTCGCGCAGCTCCACGTCTTCCCCTACTCGCCCCGCCCCGGCACGCCGGCCGCCCGGATGCCGCAGGTCGCCTCAGGTGAGATCCGCGATCGGGCTGCGCGCCTGCGCGAGGCGGGCGCCGCGGCCTTCGCCCGCCGCCTCGACCGCGAGGTGGGAGAGACCCGCCGGGTGCTCGCCGAGCGCGGCGGCACCGGGCGGACGGAAGGTTTTTTGCCGGTGCGGCTGCCGGAAGGGATGGAGGCGGGGGCCCTGGTCGATCTGCGCATCGCCGGGCATGACGGGCGGGTGTTGCGGGCGGCGTGA
- the ftsY gene encoding signal recognition particle-docking protein FtsY, with translation MSDTKKPGWLGRLLGRKAEAPAETPAETPAAAPETSAAPDPAETMPTEPTGTLSEGVPDFATGADEVLPAPPTVTEASPDTEPEHDLPDELAGADLEPVEGVQPEGQVPAAAEPEMQESAVEEFGVDESEIQEPETLDSEPAALVIYQPPAETEAPAEKRSWWGRLTGGLKRTSSALSDRVTGLFTKRKLDADTLEELEDALIQADFGLETATRIAEAVGKGRYEKGIAPDEVRAILATEVERALAPVAQPLVIDTTKKPFVILMIGVNGAGKTTTIGKLTQKFRAQGHSVMLAAGDTFRAAAIEQLRVWGERTGAPVVARPQGSDAAGLAYDALQAARDAGTDILLIDTAGRLQNKAGLMAELEKVIRVIRKLDAETPHAVLLVLDATVGQNALSQVETFQKMAGVTGLVMTKLDGTARGGILVALAAKFGLPVHYIGVGEGVDDLEPFAARDFARAIAGLEKG, from the coding sequence ATGAGTGACACCAAGAAGCCGGGCTGGTTGGGCCGACTGCTCGGCCGCAAGGCCGAGGCGCCGGCGGAGACTCCCGCCGAGACGCCCGCCGCGGCTCCCGAGACCAGTGCCGCGCCCGATCCCGCCGAGACGATGCCGACGGAGCCGACCGGCACCCTGTCGGAGGGCGTGCCCGACTTCGCCACCGGCGCCGACGAGGTGCTGCCGGCGCCGCCGACCGTGACGGAAGCCTCGCCCGACACCGAGCCGGAGCACGACCTGCCCGACGAGCTGGCCGGCGCCGACCTGGAGCCGGTGGAGGGCGTGCAGCCGGAAGGCCAGGTGCCGGCGGCCGCCGAGCCCGAGATGCAGGAATCCGCGGTCGAGGAATTCGGGGTCGACGAGAGCGAGATCCAGGAGCCCGAGACTCTCGACTCCGAGCCTGCCGCGCTCGTGATCTACCAGCCCCCGGCGGAGACCGAGGCGCCGGCGGAGAAGCGCAGCTGGTGGGGCCGGCTGACCGGGGGTCTCAAGCGCACCTCCTCGGCCCTGTCCGACCGGGTGACCGGGCTGTTCACCAAGCGCAAGCTCGACGCCGACACCCTGGAGGAGCTGGAGGACGCGCTGATCCAGGCCGATTTCGGTCTCGAGACCGCGACCCGGATCGCCGAGGCGGTCGGCAAGGGCCGCTACGAGAAGGGCATCGCCCCCGACGAGGTGCGGGCGATCCTGGCCACCGAGGTCGAGCGCGCCCTCGCTCCGGTGGCGCAGCCGCTCGTCATCGACACGACGAAGAAGCCGTTCGTGATCCTGATGATCGGCGTCAACGGCGCCGGCAAGACCACGACGATCGGCAAGCTGACCCAGAAATTCCGGGCGCAGGGGCACAGCGTGATGCTGGCTGCCGGCGACACCTTCCGGGCCGCGGCGATCGAGCAGCTGCGGGTCTGGGGCGAGCGCACCGGCGCGCCGGTGGTGGCCCGCCCGCAGGGCTCGGACGCCGCCGGCCTCGCCTACGACGCGCTCCAGGCCGCCCGCGACGCCGGCACCGACATCCTGCTGATCGACACCGCCGGCCGGCTCCAGAACAAGGCCGGGCTGATGGCCGAGCTGGAGAAGGTGATCCGGGTGATCCGCAAGCTCGACGCCGAGACGCCCCACGCCGTGCTCCTCGTCCTCGACGCCACGGTGGGCCAGAACGCGCTCAGCCAGGTCGAGACGTTCCAGAAGATGGCGGGGGTCACCGGCCTCGTCATGACGAAGCTCGACGGCACGGCGCGGGGCGGCATCCTGGTGGCGCTCGCCGCCAAGTTCGGCCTGCCGGTGCACTATATCGGCGTCGGCGAGGGGGTCGACGACCTGGAGCCCTTCGCGGCGCGGGACTTCGCCCGGGCGATCGCGGGGCTGGAGAAGGGGTGA
- a CDS encoding NAD(P)H-binding protein: MTTRTALVLGATGGVGGAVARRLAADGWTVRALHRDPARVRREADGLAWRQGDAMVPADVVAAAAGASLIVHAVNPPGYRDWGRLVLPMLDASIAAAGAADARLLLPGNVYVYGRDAGPNPGDDAPQTPRTPKGRIRIAMEQRLRDSGVRSLVVRAGDFFGPRTTANSWFSSALVRPGRPVRAVLDPGTPGIGHQWAFLPDVAETMVRLAAREAELPRFAAFNMDGHWDPDGRQMVAAIARAVGRRVRVRRFPWGLLPLAAPFWPLAREIREMRYLWREPLRMGNAGLVAFLGVEPHTPLDEAVRETLAGLGCA, encoded by the coding sequence ATGACGACGAGAACGGCCCTGGTGCTGGGTGCGACGGGCGGGGTGGGCGGCGCGGTGGCGCGGCGCCTCGCGGCGGATGGCTGGACGGTGCGGGCGCTGCACCGCGATCCCGCCCGGGTGCGCCGGGAGGCGGACGGGCTCGCGTGGCGGCAGGGCGACGCGATGGTGCCCGCGGACGTGGTCGCGGCGGCCGCGGGGGCGTCGCTGATCGTCCACGCGGTCAACCCGCCCGGCTACCGCGACTGGGGCCGGCTGGTCCTGCCGATGCTGGATGCCTCGATCGCGGCCGCCGGGGCGGCCGACGCCCGCCTGCTCCTGCCCGGCAACGTCTACGTCTACGGCCGCGACGCCGGCCCGAACCCGGGCGACGACGCCCCCCAGACGCCCCGTACGCCCAAGGGCCGCATCCGCATCGCCATGGAGCAGCGCCTGCGCGATTCGGGCGTGCGCAGCCTGGTCGTGCGGGCCGGCGACTTCTTCGGGCCGCGCACCACCGCCAATTCCTGGTTCTCCTCGGCCCTGGTGCGGCCGGGCCGGCCGGTGCGGGCGGTGCTCGATCCCGGTACGCCCGGCATCGGCCACCAATGGGCCTTCCTGCCCGACGTCGCCGAGACCATGGTGCGGCTGGCCGCCCGCGAGGCCGAGCTTCCCCGCTTCGCGGCCTTCAACATGGACGGCCACTGGGACCCGGACGGCCGCCAGATGGTCGCCGCCATCGCCCGCGCGGTCGGCCGCCGGGTGCGGGTGCGGCGCTTCCCCTGGGGTCTCCTGCCGCTGGCGGCGCCTTTCTGGCCGCTGGCGCGCGAGATCCGCGAGATGCGCTACCTGTGGCGGGAGCCGTTGCGGATGGGCAATGCCGGGCTCGTGGCATTTCTGGGGGTCGAGCCCCACACGCCGCTGGACGAGGCGGTGCGCGAGACGCTGGCGGGGCTGGGCTGCGCGTGA
- a CDS encoding heme ABC transporter permease: MGRLTRLAQPGHFMRWSGSLLPWVAGLALLLLAVGQYMTWFVAPPDYQQGETVRIMYIHVPAAWMAVFFYGAMAVSALGTLIWRHPLADVAQRAAAPIGAAFTLICLVTGSLWGKPMWGTYWVWDARLTSMLVLFLIYCGLLALWRTIEDPNRAARAVAILTLVGAVNLPIIKFSVNWWSTLHQPASILRMGGPTIHPTMLHPLLVMIAAASVLGIALHIQAMRTEILRRRVRTLTILEAERLDAALLAPQAA; encoded by the coding sequence ATGGGTCGTCTCACGCGGCTGGCGCAGCCCGGCCACTTCATGCGCTGGTCCGGGTCCCTCCTGCCCTGGGTGGCGGGCCTCGCCCTCCTGCTGCTGGCGGTGGGCCAGTACATGACCTGGTTCGTGGCCCCGCCCGACTACCAGCAGGGCGAGACGGTGCGGATCATGTACATCCACGTGCCGGCGGCCTGGATGGCGGTGTTCTTCTACGGCGCCATGGCGGTCTCGGCGCTCGGCACCCTGATCTGGCGCCATCCGCTGGCCGACGTGGCGCAGCGCGCCGCCGCCCCGATCGGCGCCGCCTTCACGCTGATCTGCCTCGTCACCGGCTCACTCTGGGGCAAGCCGATGTGGGGCACCTACTGGGTGTGGGACGCGCGCCTGACCTCGATGCTCGTGCTGTTCCTGATCTATTGCGGGCTGCTCGCCCTGTGGCGCACCATCGAGGACCCGAACCGGGCCGCCCGGGCGGTCGCGATCCTGACCCTCGTCGGCGCCGTCAACCTGCCGATCATCAAGTTCTCGGTGAACTGGTGGTCGACCCTGCACCAGCCGGCCTCGATCCTGCGGATGGGCGGGCCGACCATCCACCCGACCATGCTCCATCCCCTGCTGGTGATGATCGCCGCCGCCTCCGTGCTCGGCATCGCCCTGCACATCCAGGCGATGCGCACCGAGATCCTGCGCCGGCGCGTGCGCACGCTCACGATCCTCGAGGCCGAGCGGCTCGACGCCGCCCTCCTCGCCCCGCAGGCGGCCTGA
- a CDS encoding RluA family pseudouridine synthase gives MIVDDILSRLLYRDALVLVIDKPAGLPVHPGPKGGETLTRHLDALRFGLPRRPEAAHRLDRDTSGCLALGRHAKALARLNALFAQGRAEKTYWALVEGGPSEETGEIDLPLMRRSDDPRSWWMKTDPAGDPSLTRWRVMGRDPAAGRTWLALTPVTGRTHQLRVHCAAMGWPILGDSVYGSAPRQGGPGLQLHARALALPLYPKKPAITVEAPAPGHMREGLRACGMGEG, from the coding sequence ATGATCGTCGACGACATACTCTCGCGGCTCCTCTACCGCGATGCCCTGGTGCTCGTCATCGACAAGCCGGCGGGATTGCCGGTGCATCCCGGGCCGAAGGGCGGCGAGACCCTGACCCGGCACCTCGACGCCCTGCGCTTCGGCCTGCCGCGCCGCCCGGAGGCCGCCCATCGCCTCGACCGCGACACGTCGGGCTGCCTCGCCCTCGGCCGGCACGCCAAGGCGCTGGCCCGGCTGAACGCCCTGTTCGCCCAAGGTCGGGCGGAGAAGACCTACTGGGCGCTGGTCGAGGGCGGCCCGTCGGAGGAGACCGGCGAGATCGATCTGCCGCTGATGCGCCGCTCCGACGACCCGCGCAGCTGGTGGATGAAGACCGATCCCGCCGGCGACCCTTCGCTCACCCGCTGGCGGGTGATGGGGCGCGATCCGGCCGCCGGGCGGACCTGGCTGGCGCTGACCCCGGTGACCGGGCGCACCCACCAGCTGCGGGTGCATTGCGCCGCGATGGGCTGGCCGATCCTCGGCGACTCCGTCTACGGCAGTGCCCCGCGCCAGGGCGGGCCGGGCCTGCAGCTCCACGCGAGGGCGCTGGCGCTACCGCTCTACCCGAAGAAGCCGGCGATCACGGTCGAGGCGCCGGCGCCGGGGCATATGCGGGAGGGGTTGAGAGCGTGCGGGATGGGGGAGGGGTGA
- a CDS encoding DUF1328 domain-containing protein, translating into MLKWAIIFFVISLVAGALGFTNVASGARGIARLLFGLFLVIAVVIVIAAVLMGQAVF; encoded by the coding sequence ATGTTGAAATGGGCGATCATCTTCTTCGTGATCTCGCTGGTGGCCGGCGCGCTCGGCTTCACCAACGTGGCGTCGGGCGCCCGCGGCATCGCGCGCCTTCTGTTCGGGCTGTTCCTGGTGATCGCCGTGGTGATCGTGATCGCGGCGGTGCTGATGGGGCAGGCGGTGTTCTAG
- the ccmD gene encoding heme exporter protein CcmD, whose translation MDLGPHAAFILGAYGFTALVILGLVANAILDRRAQERALARLAQEPTPRGRR comes from the coding sequence ATGGATCTCGGACCTCACGCCGCCTTCATCCTCGGCGCCTACGGCTTCACCGCCCTGGTGATCCTCGGCCTGGTCGCCAACGCGATCCTCGACCGGCGGGCGCAGGAGCGGGCGCTCGCCCGGCTCGCGCAGGAACCGACACCGCGGGGCCGCCGGTGA